DNA sequence from the Diorhabda sublineata isolate icDioSubl1.1 chromosome 6, icDioSubl1.1, whole genome shotgun sequence genome:
AAATAATAGGTTTGTTCTTTGTTCTGCACTGACAGAACTATTtcaggaagtgtacactaaagcgttttttgtagcagaaccagtgctagtgtcgctgttcttagtagcagtgcaagagTACTAGTTTACTCAATTCACTGTACTGCACTGAGTCTAGAGTCAGTTCAGCCAAGACAGTGCAATAAGTGTAATCTGAAAACAATGGCACTACATCTTCGTCAACggacgaatgtaaaatatcaaaaagtactaaatcgatttccattattattaatactacAAGGCCTGGATCACACCAAATAACCTCAagtacaacaatcaacaaatgctaCATTGATCTCTGCACTATATCGTTCTTTGTATACGatcgaactaattctatacactaATGAACTGGCTTGCACTGGTCCAGTTCAGTACAGTTCCAGTGCAGCTGCCAAGAACAAACCAAATAGTCGCATTTAGCGGACGAAACCGTTATGCAGCTGTTGTATAACCCAAGCGGAATCGTACGCTACAAACTCATCAATACATAGaagaatgttttatttaaacgtaactaataaataaaaactgtaatatAACAGCACCCGCTACGTTACCGGcgacgataacctcgtgatcaaGTAGACAACTGGTTAATGTTTTTATGAAGCCTATGACGTCACAACTaatgagaatcgttttcttatgtagttaaaaatttgaaatttttgctattcttaattaaatatttagatattattttttcaattttaattgaatattttactttctgacatttgaaaaattcaaatacccTATTCAGCTCTCTGTACCTCATTAACGACAATACTTATCACACATAGTATAGGAACTTTTCGTCTTTTAATGAAGCGCCcactacaatattttatattatttaagaaaaaccctgtatatgtAAGGCTAAATTTGAATAGGAAATAAGATAgctaataaaagaaaacaataaatcattaaaataaaactcGGTTAGATCAGTGGAATACCTACGTATGTTTAGTCATAATATAAACGAATAAGAATTCACTGGAATTCTGGATTTTTAAAGTTAAACGTGTTTTATACTACATGTATTTGATTCAAATGAAATAGAGTAATGCATATTAATTTCAAAGGGTACTTGTACCAgctatatttaaaataatgtgTTACAACTCACTTTTCAGACACTTACCTGCACTAAGCACAACACTGCACAATCGAAAAAAGAAACTAACAAATTCACGTTTCCGAGAGGAAACTTCGTACTCCTTTAAGTTGCAATTCTTCGAGAAGGCTTTTCGTAATAAAGCTGATAATAATGTAAATGTATCTGCACACAGAAGCTTGTTTACCTCACGGCGGCCATATTTTAATAGgtatcagctgattttgacaattcgttagATTACTCAATATTTGTTTATGGACAATTCGAGCACCTCATCAAACGCTCCGTTTTACTTTTGCCCCTCAAACACCATATAGGTGTAGTGTAGATAGATAGAGAAAGAATTCGAATcaattttgagattttattgaatttctcaaATGCAGTGAGAGGtggataacaaattaatttcttcaaaaactcgaatgttagaataaataaatccaaagtgactactgtgccacatcCGTGAACATaggaataatcaaaatatctgAACATGTAACatgccgaatggcatgttacaaaaACATGTGAACGCATGTTCCATTTTGTCGAGTTTAAGATCTGTGCTTCAAACACAGCTGCGTTTTATTTTTGCCCCTCAAACATCAGATAATTGTTCGAGCTTCAAAATTCTGCTTTAAACACAAACTGTAGGTAAAGTAAGAATTTATTtggattatttaaaagaaatcacACCGGTCTACTCAAAACAAAATTACTAAATGAAGAAGGCATTTTAACGCATGTTCCATTTTGTCGTGCTTGAGATCTGTGCGTCAAACACAGCTGCGTTTTATTGTTGCCCCTCATACACCAGATCAATTTATGGGCTTAATGAGCTTTGAAATTGTGCTTCAAATGCAAACTGTAGAATCGAGATTGAATAggtttttatttagattttcattTGTGTTTTTAAAACGGAATCACACCGGGCTTCTCAGACCTACTAAGTATACTCACAGATTTCTGGATGAGTTTTGCTGCAAATACTGTGACACGAGAATTTTATACAGGTTATTTCGTATAAGAACAAACACAGAGCTAAGACGTATAGAGGAGTCCTAAATAGACGATTGGGAGTCATCGTACAATTTACTTGAAGAGGTAGTAAACATGCAACTTATTTATGAAAGTTAACATACAACTTATGGATGGGGTCAACATAGAGGGGTAACCCTCCAATGAAAATTAGTTGTGAAAAAACCAACTAATAAACTTCAGTAAACACATAGAGATGGATAATGTAGAGGTTAGAGGTTTTACTGAATATGCCATTCAAAATGTATTGATTTCAATCTTGGAAGGAATTATTATAACTAAGAGAATAATCTGTCCGAAAGCCGATTAGAGATCTAAGTTCCAATGTTTTCCAAAGGAAAACGGAATAGCTGAGAGATTTACTAAAGTATGGGAGAACAAACCAATCATAGGACCTGAATCTCTGTGATTATCAGCTATAGAGAAGATAGAGAAACCTCATGAGAAGAAGGTGGATAGTGGACAAGTGAAAAAAATACTACTGTGAAACTATGACTAGAGAATTTACAAAACTACAAATATTAACAGAAGTCTTGTTGAGACATTGTAGCCTCAATGGAAACCAGAAGATGCTAGATTTAGGAGAAAATTCGAAGTGCAAATTCTGTTGTGTAGAGAACATAACCTCAGAAAAGGGGACACGATAGATCTCTAATATATAGATCCATATGTTcaagaaaatatgtttaattctaattgtcaaaaaaataaaaataaaagacagttataattttatacaaatttttgtagGCTGTTTGTAAATGGATCTACAAAATGCACCGATTTCTGTGAAGCTTTTGGACCTCCCatggtattatttttttcattttcctgaTATAGAGAGATTAAGGAGAGAAAAATGAGGACAGCAAATACAACTttctagatttttattttttttgaatttaacttTTAATTAGTAAATGATTCACCAATGTTATTAATTCCAAACACCATAcactaattaaaattttgataaaaacttaattatatATTCAACATAAATAGTACTTATTATAAAGAATCCAGAAGAATAGTGTTCCTaactaatatttgaaaattttgatggtTGTACTAAAGAAGTTTTTCTCACTGGGACACTTTCTGGAGTAGGAATAGCTTCACCTGTACCTACAAATGGAATTGGTCCGGGTAGTTGAAGGCCTGCTTTATTAGCAACATTTCCGAATTTTTGTTTAGCCATTTGATAGTCGCCAGAATCGAAATATTTCTGACCTTTTGATAAACGTTTTTGTAGGAATGCCGAATGTCCACTAGCTTTTAATCCTAGTCCTTGGTTTGGACCAATATTATATTTGGCTTTCAGTTTAGCTTCTTCTTGTTTCTCCAACTCTTGTGGAGATAAAGATTCAGCTACAGGTTGTTCTTGTTCACTCattttgattagaaaatatcactacaatataacaaaaactatatttaatttttttacaaatgtacaaatttataaataaactaaataactTGTATTTAGAAACTTTTATCTACCAATAAGAAACAActattattaacatatttttaaagaaaatatgtaGAATAACAGAAACTTTAAAATTATGTGTTAAATTGATTAGTAAGTTATAAACTATTTAGGTACGCTATTGAGGTTACATGAGGtacattcacaaaattttttaatgaaattcttTCACTCATCAATTATATAAATCAGAGTCTGGTCGATAAAAGCTTTGTAGAGTTAAATATTATCCAactaattcataaatttcatgaTAACTTTAActggaatatttgaaaatgaacattaaagaagaaaacattCACAAATTCTTGTATACATCATTTGAAATTATCCTGCTAacttttaaactgtattttaaATTAAGAATACATACCCGCCGAATGTTCTTGCGTGTTTCAAGAAACTTTGAAGTTGATaggagaaataaaaaatgtatttatatatact
Encoded proteins:
- the LOC130445672 gene encoding alpha-endosulfine, with protein sequence MSEQEQPVAESLSPQELEKQEEAKLKAKYNIGPNQGLGLKASGHSAFLQKRLSKGQKYFDSGDYQMAKQKFGNVANKAGLQLPGPIPFVGTGEAIPTPESVPVRKTSLVQPSKFSNIS